A DNA window from Bacteroidales bacterium contains the following coding sequences:
- a CDS encoding RDD family protein — MEQTVPSSNPTATPAYAGFWWRFLAYLIDDIILSFASAIVLIPIWAVMGFGIFAAGKWEGIDWDFDSGVDPSAWGFIGSIIGLSLLTALLAVAIEWLYFSLMESSKYQATLGKMAVSARVTDLEGNRISFARATGRFFGKIISGMILMIGYIMAGFTEKKQALHDMMAGTLVIREPR; from the coding sequence ATGGAACAAACCGTACCATCATCAAATCCGACCGCCACACCGGCCTATGCTGGTTTTTGGTGGCGTTTCCTGGCTTACCTGATCGACGACATCATTTTATCCTTTGCATCGGCCATTGTATTGATTCCCATCTGGGCAGTGATGGGATTTGGCATTTTCGCAGCCGGGAAATGGGAAGGCATTGACTGGGACTTCGACTCCGGGGTGGATCCCAGTGCCTGGGGATTCATCGGATCCATCATTGGATTATCCTTACTGACCGCCTTACTGGCTGTGGCGATTGAATGGCTGTATTTCTCCCTGATGGAATCCTCAAAGTATCAGGCTACGCTGGGGAAAATGGCCGTAAGTGCCAGGGTGACCGATCTGGAAGGCAACCGGATCTCCTTTGCCCGTGCAACCGGGCGGTTCTTCGGCAAGATCATTTCAGGGATGATCCTGATGATCGGGTACATTATGGCTGGCTTTACGGAGAAAAAGCAGGCCCTGCATGATATGATGGCCGGTACGCTGGTGATCAGGGAACCTAGATGA